agattggtttgttctcACAACGACCAAGGGGTCAAGTCCGGGGAGTAAGGTGGGTAAAGGCTGCATCTCAAATGTTGTTTCTGCCGCTTTCACTGTATGTGCATTCTGATTGTTTTTCGAGCAATGATGGATTCGATTTTTACAATTACTGTCGGTAGTGATTAATCactcttattctgaataacaacTCATTCATTGTTCAATTGATTCAACTGATTTGAGAATGTTGTAGTGCAAGACATCTTTATTATCCCTCCAAATGCAcagcatcgttttttttttcagacgcGATTTCGTTTTGCAGTTAATGGTCAATGGTCAACTCATGATTTTCTATggattggatttccaaaataaatcCATTACTCTTCTCTTCCGCTACGATCCGATGCAGAAAACTTCTTGTTTCATACATAGAAAGTAAAATTTACTCATTGTTTTTTCACTTCTTCTGCCCTCTATCATTCAGCTCATGCATGAGGAACTCATTTTCTACCACCTGAATCTTTCCTATGACGTGAAGGGAATCAGAAATAGTCTAGATACTAACGTTTATCCTTTCAGACTTTTTTTTTAGTTAACTGGATATTGTCTTCGATCAACAATCCTTACAATTCTGTATCTCCAGATTTTTGGGTTGATTGGTGCAATCTTTGTCTTTcacttttaaaatgtttaaaacaatCTTATCAAGTATTGACCGATATAGCGTGTTCTttgtatgttgcaacaagaattCAGCAGCacttatttttcaaaacaaagtaATGAGTCAACACTTCCCGCATTGCCGTTAGTTTAATTCAAGATGCACTTTTTTTACTCATTTAATCGTGCATTATTAGTCAccttaaaactaattacaggTACTTAATTAGGCTCCAGCCATTAGGgcatctttggcgtagtgataAGATTCCGAATCAGACTAGATTAGCGAGGGAGCGTCATTGCTGTTGTCAGCCGTCAGAGCGACTGACTGTTCCCTGTCGCAAATTCCTTTTAATTTGCCTTAAGACTTTACGATTAAAGTTTTCGGATATCCGGGGAGAAGCAAGTAGGGCATAAGAGCGGAAGTACGCTTTTATGCTGGCTACGGTTCTCCAGCGGACTGTACCTGTGAAGGGAAAGgaagaaatatttgttgaagTAAATTATACTTATACAATTCTCTTCTTAGAGAGAATTACTTCCTGGGCGATGATGCTTCCTTCTAGGGGAGGATGACTTCTTCTGGTGGGGGGCTCGTCCGGGAATTTTCTTTCTAGTGATGAATGCGAACGACCGTTTTCTCTGGTAACTGAtgactgatttattttttaattttcttaaaCTATATATACATGAATCTTATGGTAAAATATTAAAGATGTTGCACGACATGCAGTGCAACATTTATTACTATCTCCCTTTCTCCTTAGATGCTGACGTTACCATTCGTCAGCACGGGTAAATAATTCCTATCTACCTCACTACTACATAGAATTTGGTATTCAATGTTGCGCTTGCATTTCGCGCTATCCTTCTCTATTCCCTATCACGTACCGACGCTTTCAAAACTTGTTGGTTTTTGTCAGCACGGGTAATCAATTCATATTTCTACCAGACTCAAACATGACCGTCGCCAGACTACCTTTCCTTCTTTTATTGCAGTCCTTTCGGGAATTACgtattaaattattttattaccgCAACCTTCCGAGAGCTGATTTGACGATATTCATTTAATGTTCCTTTTCGGGCAATTGTTTATGTTTGTCCCTTCGCATTTCGTCATGGTCTTTGCTAattaattttactattgccatCGGCACCAGATTACCTGGCGTCTCGACCCAACTTAAGCTTCCTTTGCTATTTGAATTAGCGCTTATTGATGCACATGGGATGCGAGAATTGATGGAAAATTAATAGCTCTCACGACTGCGCCGGAAACGCCTTATCGGTTCAAATCGCTTCTCGATCATAGTGCTCCTTTAAGCACGTTGTTTTTGTGGTTgataattaaatttaataatgCCAGTGCAACTGACGCAAGCTCTACGCTCGACATTCCCGGCCCCGTAAATCTTCTAGAAGGTTTACCCTATTTGATAATCGAGCGATTGTCATGAATGAATGATCGTGaattaatgataaaatttgCGTTCGTCCTCTCTGTTAAGTTTATTATTCCTATAAATAATTGCAAAGACCTAATTTTATAACGAACTTTCAGCCGTATTTCGCGGAAGTGGAAACAAACACTCCGCCGGTCTTCTGGAATTTCGtgttgtattacattttttaatACGTAAATAGATAACTATTACCACGTACATAATACCTATCAATCCTACACCCATTATTACATATTCAAATATGGGTTCACCTACATCTTGTTTCTTATCATCATTTGttaatattgtaaaaattttgttattaaatggATTTGCAGGCTTATTTAATTTCGGTAATTCAGTTTTATTCTGCTCTAAATTGAAATCTATTTGAATTCTTTCTTtaaaatataagtttgttttcctTTCTTCCCTATTCACAAATCCATATATAACACTTTTATTACTTTGAATTTTACAATCAAAATCTAACCTAACTACGGCCTCTTTATAGGGTGGCGATATTATTGTATGCTGGCAGTGGATTACGATGCTCGTCGTGTCGCTGGCGTAGTAGAGTACCTGGTTCTCATCCGTGAGTGAAATCATCTCGACGTATGGTTGGTGCATATTGTCCCGGCCTTCCTAAAATCGCATGGAAGGGGGTTAATAGCTCATCATTCACATCCTTTAAAGCTCTATGTATCAAAGGACGTGAATTAACAAACCACTCCGCTTGAATAAAGGCTGATCGCAGCACTTCACTCGTAGGTGTCCTTTTAGACATATCGTCTATCATGACACTAAGCGCCTTCTTTATTATTCCTATTAACCTCTCCCATACGCCTCCAAAATGTGGAGCCGCTGGAGGGTTAAACACCCATGAAATTTCTAACTCTGCGGCTTCTCCTTGTCTCATTCTTGTGTCGAGTTCTTGTAGGAGGCGTTTCAACTCTCTTTCGGCTCCAACAAAATTAGTTCCGTTGTCGCTGTAAAGCTGAGTTACTTTACCTCTGCGACACTGAAAATTCCTAAAGCATACGAAAAAGGCATCGGTACTCAAATTTTCTGCCATTTCGATATGTATCCACGTGTAACTAAACAAGTGAAAATAACTCCCCTTTTTGACATTTCTATCTTTTGAACATAGAAAGGTCTAAAATAATTCATTCCATTATACTAAAATGGAAACGCGTTTACTGCAGTCCCTACACGTGAGAGAAGAGCTATCATGACTCTAATCTTGGTGTTAATAAAGGGatataattttgttttaactaataattttTTGGGCGTATAGTACTTTAACATCCTTCTTTCTTCTAAATAATGAATGTCTTACCTTAACATGATTTTTATTTCCCTTTAAAATTCTTCTATTTCAACATTTGtgaacattaatttttttttttttgtctttcgtCCAAGCAGGATCGAAGTTATGTTTGGAAGtaataaaattgatattttccatTCAAATATTAGTCTCTGCATACTTTTCTCCAATCCAATCTCCCTGATACTttgtgccgtttttttttttggaaaatattttccaattCAGTCCAATCATTAACGAGCGAATTCTTCAATCGAACATTTTTCCACAGTCGAAGGTGGTTCGCTACCTGGTTCCTCATTCGACACACAAAGGTAACTTGGGAACCAGTTCTTATTCCTCTTGATTCAGGAGGGGTTTGCGAATTCGAGCGCAATGAAGGAGTTATACCTGATGGACTTACTGATGCACATACCAACGACACACATGGCGGTGTACTTGTTTCTTTGAGCATTTTAGTCTTTGGGATTCGTTTACCCAAATTGTATCCAGAAAGTGGTTCTGGTATAGGTCGTCGAGGCGTTAATCCATATGATCTGGCACTTCGTATAATTTCTTCATCTGATGATCCACCCACGGAATCTTTCTTAAACGTAAAATTATCCGACGTTAACCCCCCGTGTAGTGGCATGATGATATAATTATTTGTATCTTTACTATTGCCATCCAAATTTGCATAATAAACCAATTCCCTTTTCCATTCATATGCAAAGGGTACACTGAAGGCTTCATCGAGAGCATTGACAGGAGCGGTGACTTTTCGCTTAGTCACCATGGTAGACATAGCTAAAACTTTAGCGCTATTGTCAAATGCATTCCCAGGTGCTGGTGCCATACCAACAACAGATTCCATTTTGTTCTGTTCGTCGGTAGATCCTAATGTGGCACTTCTCACCGAGGCAACCACATTTTCCCCAAATGCTTCCGTAGACGACCAAAGATTTGCTTCCAGTTCTTGGACTTTTTCAGAATTTGTGAAATCGGAAATCGTACTTGAGGATCTTGGAGAACTTAACATTCCGTTCTCGCTACCAGCGGAGTCCTCATCGAATCCggcaaaatcattttcattacTATCATATTCTAACTCTTCAGAATCGCTTGTGTTCTCCTCTGAGCCAGTGGTTATTGTAATTCCAGTTGTTCCACCAGTCGTACTTGGCTGCAGCATATCATATCGGTGCAGCTTTGGTTGCTGCTCCATTCCTCTGGCATTACCGATAATCTTAGGCAAGGTTTCATAATAACTTTTCCATTCAATCGAGTTTCCTGAATTTACTGACATTGCGTCTTCTTTCATGTTCGTATTCTGAATGGAAGTCACGAGGGATAACATGGTCCTCTCGTGTATTCTCATCAGCTCAATAATTGCCCTGCTGCTGCCATTTTTTGCTTGGAGTGCCATATTTGTCACTTCCAAGTCCTTCGTCATTGCAGCGTATTCTTTTTTACGCTGCTGGCATTTCATACAGTACCAGTCCTCTGATCTTGGTGGCCGTTTATCAAGATTCACACAAGATAAATGGAACCACCTATCGCACTCATCGCAAGTTATCATTTCGACCATTGCACGATCTTTCTTCGTGCAAAGGCGACAATGACCATTTGGATTAGCCACAAACTCCATTTTAGTACAGAGAATTGCTATGTTAATCTATTTAGAAAGTTCCCGAAACTCAAATTATCTACTGCTAATGGCaatgataatattttttttttcaacaaatattctcCAAAATAGTTTAAAGCAACTATTCCAGAGTCTTTTGATAAAGCTTAAGCAAGTTAAAAGAATTTGCGATACGCtcctctctggagccaccaaAATGTCAGCCGTCAGAGCGACTGACTGTTCCCTGTCGCAAATTCCTTTTAATTTGCCTTAAGACTTTACGATTAAAGTTTTCGGATATCCGGGGAGAAGCAAGTAGGGCATAAGAGCGGAAGTACGCTTTTATGCTGGCTACGGTTCTCCAGCGGACTGTACCTGTGAAGGGAAAGgaagaaatatttgttgaagTAAATTATACTTATACAATTCTCTTCTTAGAGAGAATTACTTCCTGGGCGATGATGCTTCCTTCTAGGGGAGGATGACTTCTTCTGGTGGGGGGCTCGTCCGGGAATTTTCTTTCTAGTGATGAATGCGAACGACCGTTTTCTCTGGTAACTGAtgactgatttattttttaattttcttaaaCTATATATACATGAATCTTATGGTAAAATATTAAAGATGTTGCACGACATGCAGTGCAACATTTATTACTATCTCCCTTTCTCCTTAGATGCTGACGTTACCATTCGTCAGCACGGGTAAATAATTCCTATCTACCTCACTACTACATAGAATTTGGTATTCAATGTTGCGCTTGCATTTCGCGCTATCCTTCTCTATTCCCTATCACGTACCGACGCTTTCAAAACTTGTTGGTTTTTGTCAGCACGGGTAATCAATTCATATTTCTACCAGACTCAAACATGACCGTCGCCAGACTACCTTTCCTTCTTTTATTGCAGTCCTTTCGGGAATTACgtattaaattattttattaccgCAACCTTCCGAGAGCTGATTTGACGATATTCATTTAATGTTCCTTTTCGGGCAATTGTTTATGTTTGTCCCTTCGCATTTCGTCATGGTCTTTGCTAattaattttactattgccatCGGCACCAGATTACCTGGCGTCTCGACCCAACTTAAGCTTCCTTTGCTATTTGAATTAGCGCTTATTGATGCACATGGGATGCGAGAATTGATGGAAAATTAATAGCTCTCACGACTGCGCCGGAAACGCCTTATCGGTTCAAATCGCTTCTCGATCATAGTGCTCCTTTAAGCACGTTGTTTTTGTGGTTgataattaaatttaataatgCCAGTGCAACTGACGCAAGCTCTACGCTCGACAGCTGTATAGAtatggtaacaatcgcttctttaaGAATTCTCGATTTCCGACCACAGcttcatattgcctgccaaagcaaatacttttttgagaaaacttgaCCTTTTTCTTCGTCCTGAAATGCTCTTCTACGTCGTTCCATTGCATTACAGTATAAAGAGACATTCCGGTAAACTGCTTAAAGCCTTCCAACAcgtaagtttcatcgtccattatcacgcaGAAAAACTTCATCAAATAATCGCGATACAACTTGTGAGTCCGAGTTTTTTTAATTACGGTCCGGTGCAGTTTTCACCTGgaacgacttcataccttgcCAGTGATTGAAAGTAAAGGCTGTCccggaaagtatggacgcactttgatctcgctataaataattcacaagtgttagatattcaaattttattcgatatactgataatattagactacaacaacagaatattgttctcaacatttgctacttaaccattgtagactagctggcgcaccttcttgcgaacgttcctcattaaattttgtacagacttcttggcgacaagttttgacacctttttccaatctttttcgaactgttgaatggtttcggctgccgagacatgtttcctaagattaatacccaaaattcctcaattggtcgaagttgtgggcaatttggtggattcatgtcttttgggacgaaagtaacatttttggtagtatactattctaccgttgatttcgagtagtggcaagaagcaagatctagccagaagacagcaggatgcttgtggcttcgaatcatgggtagaagtcgtttttgtaaacattccttgatgtatatttcgctgttcattgaagtagtggtgatgaagaggtatcgaaatcttaccgcagcaacaaattgcttgtcagaccatagctttcttatcaaatttttcgacttcaaccgATGTCTCAGActgatttaacacttgcccttctcgcaccgtataatattgtggtcccgacaaggagttgtaatcgagtttcacgtaggtttcgtcgtccatgattatgcagttcaaatttccagcaagaatcgtattgtacagcctttgaaccctcggcctgatcgatgcttcttgtttcgggctacgttttggttgtttctgcttcttataggttcgaagattcaaacgttgttCAGCACgaggaacatttgacttcgaagtgcccactttttttaccacttcccgaactaaaacctccttcttttgctcgaacgccttcagtatacgtttatccaactcagggttagcaggaccttttttttcgacccgttttcggtttatcctcaaaggtgttatcctcaccgaactttctgattgcatttcgcacggctttttcacttactccttccatttttgctatctttctcagtgaccatttgtacacaacgtcgacgttgttctgctgaaagtccacgcatttcgaaacaaactaaaggaaacgaataaacaattgcacaagtggttagagaagagtgtaaacaacaggacgcagccataaaaattgacagattctgaaccattgcaaaatggcagcggtttttggttccgtccatactttctgagacagtttTTATGCACAAAAGTTGGATACATTTCTGATTTTCTAGCCACAatacgtaccgaaagatctaGTCTCTTCTACAGTATTTGCTTCACCTTCGCGTCCTGTCGGTGGTTCATGAAATCCGTTTTTGTCCCGGTACCAGCCTTCCTGATTGTTGTCCAACGTGTATCGAAAGATCAAAGCACGAGTTTTCtcgcaagtttgacagaactgGATTTTAATTGCTACTACACACAATTGTTTTTCGTACTCGCTCTCCTTTCGAAGCTATTTTCGATCTAAAATACGGAGAACGTAAAAACAAGTTCGAGAAAAACTTATTGCGTTTGATAAGGTATTCTAACTTTTCGGGGTGTTTTCATTTACTGTAATTTTTGCTACAGATCTGGAATTGTAGTTTTttggaaacaaattttttttccgcaTCGTGAACTAACTATCGAACTTTCAAAAATGAACCGGCTCtcgactgttaaattttaacttaaaaattaaaataattcgcgagatggtcCACAGCATTTTCATGAACTTCCCATGCTGCTTGAACCAAATCATTCCTTGCTATcagaacttttggttagttgggataTATCATTGAGCCATTTCTAACGAGGAAATCTCAAAAATACAATTTTATCAAGTCAACTCAACATGAGAAATCACTTTGGGCATGGCAAACCGGCTCCAACATGCACTCGAACTACATTTTAAGAGGCCTTGTTGAACCAGTAATTAGAAGTCGTAATCATACAAACATAGATCAGTTAAGCCGGGAACTAGCTGAACGAAAAAACGGTGAAAATTCTGTTTCTTTGAACAATTTACCAATGGCAGTAGATTTCACAAGCGACCCCGTCAACTCAACTCGAGTGCGAGATTGTATGGTAAACAATCTGCAAACAAATGACAACATAACAAACTGTCACATGACACGAAACATCAATTACATAAACTGACAGTCATAATCGTCATGTTTACTTGGATTCCTGCCTCGGGAGATCGAGCGCCAGCCAATTTGGCACAGCTTGTACCCTAATAACCGATTATGTAACAATGCTAACCACCAatcgagaagaaaaaaaaataaccccCTACCTCCGATGACCTACCCCGATCATGTGCCATTGTCCACGGCATCCCATCGGACTGTCACCTTTCGTCGTTTGCCAATCTTGTTCGTCAGCATCAGAGTGTGAGTGTGTATGGATATGTATGCTGTAACATTTAAACTAAgaaacatatttaaaaaaacaaaagtgaaaGAAGTCTAGCATTACCTCGGACACACAACACGATCTCGGCGGCGACATAATCGTTGGATCTCTGTAGTTCGCAGTCTCgagagaaataaaaaacaaaaccctGCTAAAGTTACAGAATGGTAAGCTTCAAGGCAAAATGAGACCCTCGAAGCAACGGGTAAAAGCAAGACCTTCACCCGAAAGGAAAGTGAAAGCTACGGCGGTGGCGGCGGCGGCATTTGGTATCGGAACCGATCGGAACGAGGCAATTTTATGACGCTGCACGTGAGTTGCAAATCGATTCCCAAGTGTCTCACGATACCAGTGTTGCTAAGCAGGTGCTTTTTTCCGATTGTTAAGGTGGTGGAGAGTGGTGAATCGATAAAAAAATGACGTCAGACGAAATTTCGCATAACCGTAATTGGGTTTCCGTGACCATGGGCCTTTGCCCATGCAAAACTTCCGGTGGTGGGATAAGAAAATTGCATCCATTTGCCAAGTAATGACGAGTGATGCTTGAGTTCAAATTTGCTAATTTTAAATGACTTCAAATGCTAGTTGAAATCATAATTGTCCAATTTGAAGTTCGGACATTATTGTTAAATCTAACAGCAAATTTTGAACGTTGTACCGTTCGTAGGGTTTCCGTGCAGAGCCTGTCGTGATTGAAATTGCAGAAAAAGCGAAGTGCGGAGTTTTCCTTCTTCCTACCGAATTGACTTTTGTGCCAACTTTCAtaactttttttgttgttgtttcctTTACAAATGAAAAACACGAAGGAACATAATTAAACGCTGGCACATTCATTTAACCTATGTGCTTGGTGATGCTTATAAACAAGGTACCTACCGGAAATGAGGCGTTTAAGCCTCATGCAATGGAACAGTATTTTTTCCCGCAGCTGCTCGTAAAGTTTTATGTTGCACATGATAGTTTCCGAACAGCGCAATTTGAGGCCTGCACTGAATTGGACctgctcacacacacacaccggtaGCTCGGGGCGGGCCTCGGAACTGGAATTGATACCCTCCCGTAACCGTTTATATGTACTTTAATCACAGCCAGTTCGTAATGACCATAGTTATGATTTTAATTGGGTTCAATATTGC
This genomic window from Malaya genurostris strain Urasoe2022 chromosome 1, Malgen_1.1, whole genome shotgun sequence contains:
- the LOC131428375 gene encoding uncharacterized protein LOC131428375; amino-acid sequence: MEFVANPNGHCRLCTKKDRAMVEMITCDECDRWFHLSCVNLDKRPPRSEDWYCMKCQQRKKEYAAMTKDLEVTNMALQAKNGSSRAIIELMRIHERTMLSLVTSIQNTNMKEDAMSVNSGNSIEWKSYYETLPKIIGNARGMEQQPKLHRYDMLQPSTTGGTTGITITTGSEENTSDSEELEYDSNENDFAGFDEDSAGSENGMLSSPRSSSTISDFTNSEKVQELEANLWSSTEAFGENVVASVRSATLGSTDEQNKMESVVGMAPAPGNAFDNSAKVLAMSTMVTKRKVTAPVNALDEAFSVPFAYEWKRELVYYANLDGNSKDTNNYIIMPLHGGLTSDNFTFKKDSVGGSSDEEIIRSARSYGLTPRRPIPEPLSGYNLGKRIPKTKMLKETSTPPCVSLVCASVSPSGITPSLRSNSQTPPESRGIRTGSQVTFVCRMRNQVANHLRLWKNVRLKNSLVNDWTELENIFQKKKRHKVSGRLDWRKVCRD